A region of Salinibacter sp. 10B DNA encodes the following proteins:
- a CDS encoding PEP/pyruvate-binding domain-containing protein: MSTRAAADVRYTWAPGDDTSPPELGDKARSLHALVDAGFTVPDWFAVTPKGLWDSLSMEQQEAWSEGRRSDVDRADMRLSLAVRDALADAIGRTFEEDEDLLFAVRASALGQEAVDQSGAESLDRFFFVPSLEVADRVADVWRSAFRPSAFEDRRAQGRGGSPSLPAIVVQRMINPDRAGVAFSADPSTGRRGICVIGAVRGVGTALVDGAEDGDTFCIDRDGQVAERTIRKQHVAHRWHREGRSGLREATLMEEDGSAPALTDEQATAVAKQARRVERHFGCPQSVEWAWKGDTLFLLQACPIPKLAGRPDPDAPLRVWDNSNISENYSGVTTPLTFTVARRAYEAASQRFLRAVQVPESVLEAHADTFRSMIGLIRGRVYYNLLSWYRALAQLPGFRFNRAFMEDMMGVKERLPAELLPEREAASVGERVWNALRIMWSGLHLAWYHVRMGDRIDDFHDLLDRTLTSSPGLEHMRLDELADAYRTLEEKLLDRWDVPIANNVFAMVFFGLSKRAVERWGGAAAGQYKHLLTGHGTHASTEPARRMHDMAEHVTGRPRLTTTLLHGSLHEIEAALDHRPELRAKYEAYLDRFGDRCLNELKLESPTLRDNPRSLWQSIGAMARRAQEDDAASGPDEQRMRKKAEDALDEALSGKPVRYWGARWALRHARDRIAAREDLRFERTRVFGKVRRIFLEMGRRLVANDRLDDARDVFYLERGELLGVVEGTASSTHLRALVDARRNEFEQYHAAPPPPDRVRTRGAVHVFDLIPETNGADEEEARASADDGWVGTGCCSGTVRGPVRVVRDPRDATLEPGEILVTERAGPGWVTLFAGASGLLVERGSLLSHAAIVSREIGIPSIVSLPGIVDQLETGDEVELDGQTGRVRRIDNAGGQR; this comes from the coding sequence ATGTCTACACGCGCTGCTGCCGACGTTCGATACACCTGGGCGCCGGGAGACGATACCTCCCCCCCGGAGCTCGGGGACAAGGCCCGGTCCCTCCACGCCCTCGTCGACGCAGGGTTTACGGTGCCGGACTGGTTTGCCGTCACGCCCAAGGGGTTGTGGGACAGTCTCTCGATGGAGCAGCAGGAGGCGTGGAGCGAGGGGCGGCGTTCTGATGTCGACCGTGCGGACATGAGGCTGTCTCTGGCGGTGCGGGACGCCCTGGCCGACGCGATTGGTCGCACGTTCGAGGAGGACGAGGACCTGTTGTTCGCCGTGCGAGCGTCGGCGTTGGGGCAGGAGGCCGTCGATCAGAGTGGGGCGGAGTCGCTGGACCGCTTTTTCTTCGTCCCCTCGCTTGAGGTGGCCGATCGTGTGGCAGACGTGTGGCGGTCGGCGTTTCGGCCGTCGGCATTTGAGGACCGGCGGGCGCAGGGGAGGGGCGGATCCCCGTCTCTGCCCGCTATCGTCGTGCAGCGCATGATCAATCCCGACCGTGCCGGGGTTGCGTTTTCGGCAGATCCGTCGACGGGCCGACGCGGGATCTGTGTGATCGGGGCCGTGCGGGGCGTAGGAACCGCACTGGTGGATGGGGCCGAGGACGGCGACACGTTTTGCATTGATCGGGACGGACAGGTGGCCGAGCGGACGATCCGGAAGCAGCACGTGGCACACCGGTGGCATCGGGAGGGCCGCTCGGGACTGCGCGAAGCTACGCTGATGGAGGAGGACGGCTCTGCGCCGGCGCTTACGGACGAACAGGCCACGGCTGTGGCTAAACAGGCACGCCGGGTTGAGCGCCATTTTGGTTGTCCGCAGAGCGTGGAGTGGGCCTGGAAGGGGGACACTCTCTTTCTTCTTCAAGCCTGCCCCATTCCGAAGCTCGCTGGGCGCCCTGATCCCGACGCGCCTCTTCGGGTGTGGGACAACAGCAACATTTCCGAAAACTACAGTGGGGTCACGACCCCGCTTACCTTTACGGTTGCTCGTCGTGCCTACGAAGCGGCCTCCCAGCGCTTTCTTCGGGCCGTGCAGGTTCCAGAGTCCGTCCTCGAGGCTCACGCGGACACCTTCCGCTCCATGATTGGACTCATTCGGGGGCGCGTCTACTACAACCTGCTGAGCTGGTACCGGGCCCTGGCGCAGCTTCCCGGCTTCCGATTCAACCGCGCCTTCATGGAAGACATGATGGGGGTGAAGGAACGGCTGCCGGCAGAGCTGCTCCCGGAGCGGGAGGCAGCTTCCGTGGGGGAAAGGGTGTGGAACGCTCTCCGCATTATGTGGTCGGGGCTGCACCTGGCGTGGTATCATGTCCGCATGGGCGACCGGATTGATGATTTTCATGATCTGCTCGACCGCACCCTGACGTCGTCGCCTGGCCTGGAGCACATGCGTCTCGACGAGCTGGCCGACGCCTACCGCACGCTGGAGGAGAAGCTGCTGGATCGGTGGGATGTCCCCATCGCCAACAACGTGTTCGCTATGGTCTTTTTCGGCCTTTCGAAGCGGGCGGTGGAGCGCTGGGGCGGTGCGGCCGCCGGCCAGTACAAGCATCTTCTCACGGGCCATGGGACGCACGCAAGTACCGAGCCCGCTCGCCGCATGCACGACATGGCGGAGCACGTGACGGGGCGGCCGCGGCTCACGACGACGCTCCTCCACGGGTCGCTGCACGAGATTGAGGCTGCACTCGACCATCGGCCTGAGCTCCGCGCGAAGTACGAAGCGTATCTGGATCGCTTCGGCGACCGGTGCCTCAATGAACTCAAGCTGGAGAGCCCGACCCTTCGGGACAATCCGCGATCACTCTGGCAGTCGATAGGGGCGATGGCGCGGCGAGCCCAGGAGGACGATGCGGCGTCGGGCCCGGATGAGCAGCGCATGCGGAAGAAGGCGGAGGATGCATTGGACGAGGCCTTGTCCGGCAAGCCCGTACGATACTGGGGAGCCCGATGGGCACTGCGACATGCGCGCGACCGGATTGCGGCGCGGGAGGATCTTCGTTTCGAACGGACGCGAGTCTTTGGGAAGGTTCGGCGCATCTTCCTGGAGATGGGGCGTCGCCTCGTCGCCAATGATCGGCTGGACGATGCTCGCGACGTATTTTACCTGGAGCGCGGCGAACTCCTGGGCGTGGTGGAGGGCACGGCCTCGTCGACCCACCTGCGGGCACTGGTGGACGCCCGGCGCAACGAGTTTGAGCAGTATCATGCGGCGCCTCCTCCGCCGGATCGCGTCCGGACCCGTGGGGCTGTGCATGTTTTTGATCTCATTCCGGAAACGAACGGGGCCGACGAAGAGGAAGCGCGCGCGTCCGCCGACGATGGATGGGTGGGAACGGGCTGCTGTTCCGGGACCGTGCGGGGACCGGTACGGGTCGTTCGGGACCCGCGAGACGCGACGCTAGAACCGGGCGAAATCCTAGTGACGGAGCGGGCCGGCCCGGGCTGGGTCACGCTTTTTGCTGGGGCGTCGGGGCTTCTGGTCGAGCGCGGCAGTCTGCTGTCCCACGCAGCCATCGTCTCGCGGGAGATCGGCATTCCCTCCATCGTTTCCCTGCCGGGAATCGTTGACCAACTGGAAACAGGCGACGAGGTGGAACTGGATGGACAGACCGGCCGGGTCCGCCGCATCGACAACGCTGGGGGACAACGGTAG
- a CDS encoding SDR family NAD(P)-dependent oxidoreductase codes for MSQSPEARANLEETDLSDQTALVTGSTNGIGRAVALALGRLGADVLVHGRESSAGESLVEELTDLSVRATFVQADFADPDSVLSLAETAQDWCDGLDLLFNNAGALFQAGDRTPTGIERTFQVNHLAPYLLTAQLLDHLRDGARIVTTASDAHRGAVLNLERVRGSEPFSGMEAYSHSKLANILFASELARRLDATGRAVQSHSVHPGFVPGSQFGRFLPGPLSGLFRMLGVVPGTASVADGAAELLHAALSPDAAETSGRYFTGRAPVEPSSAARDADAAARLWTRSAEMLDMAEPLADARPRSSAQS; via the coding sequence ATGTCTCAATCCCCTGAAGCCCGCGCGAATCTTGAAGAGACCGACCTTTCCGACCAAACTGCCCTCGTCACCGGCTCCACCAATGGCATCGGGCGGGCGGTCGCCCTTGCCCTGGGGCGCCTTGGAGCCGACGTTCTCGTGCACGGGCGCGAGTCCAGTGCCGGCGAGAGCCTCGTGGAAGAGTTGACCGACCTGAGCGTCCGGGCGACGTTCGTCCAGGCGGACTTCGCCGATCCCGACTCCGTGCTCTCCCTGGCCGAAACCGCTCAAGACTGGTGCGACGGGCTCGATCTGCTCTTCAATAACGCCGGTGCCCTATTCCAGGCTGGGGACCGAACTCCCACCGGGATCGAGCGAACCTTTCAGGTCAACCACCTGGCTCCCTACCTGCTAACGGCCCAGTTGCTCGACCACCTGAGGGACGGAGCTCGTATCGTCACGACGGCCTCGGATGCGCATCGGGGCGCCGTCCTCAATCTCGAACGGGTGCGGGGATCGGAGCCGTTCTCGGGCATGGAGGCATATAGCCACTCCAAGCTCGCCAACATTCTGTTTGCGTCGGAGCTGGCACGGCGGCTGGATGCGACCGGACGCGCCGTCCAGTCGCACAGCGTCCATCCGGGCTTCGTCCCTGGCAGTCAATTCGGACGATTTCTTCCGGGGCCTCTCTCTGGCCTCTTCCGCATGCTGGGCGTGGTGCCGGGCACAGCCTCCGTGGCCGACGGGGCCGCCGAACTGCTCCACGCGGCCCTCTCGCCGGACGCCGCGGAGACCTCTGGGCGCTACTTTACCGGACGGGCCCCTGTCGAGCCGTCGAGCGCAGCCCGCGATGCCGATGCAGCAGCCCGCCTCTGGACGCGCAGTGCCGAGATGCTCGACATGGCAGAACCCCTCGCCGACGCCCGGCCCCGCTCCTCAGCACAGTCATAG
- the msrA gene encoding peptide-methionine (S)-S-oxide reductase MsrA produces MRPPIDQTAPSDTAEAAFGLGCFWGPDALFGAMTGVVRTCVGYAGGTTPAPTYEEIGDHIETVRVEYDPTTLSYVDLLDAFWAAHDPTRAPFKRQYQTALFPCTEEQAQQAHSSRTAVAERIDAPLTTEIIAEASFSRAEAYHQKHKLRRHPDLFEALRAFYPSDEACVNAPAAALLNGYVGGQRAPRHLADDGPRLGLPPETTDHLRTLVERRHA; encoded by the coding sequence ATGCGTCCCCCAATCGATCAGACTGCCCCGTCCGACACGGCCGAGGCGGCCTTCGGCCTCGGCTGTTTCTGGGGCCCGGATGCTCTTTTTGGGGCGATGACCGGCGTCGTGCGTACGTGCGTCGGGTATGCCGGGGGGACCACCCCCGCCCCGACCTACGAGGAGATTGGCGATCACATCGAGACGGTGCGCGTCGAATACGACCCCACAACGCTTTCCTACGTCGATCTCCTCGACGCCTTCTGGGCCGCCCACGACCCGACGCGCGCCCCTTTCAAGCGTCAGTACCAGACGGCCCTGTTCCCGTGCACCGAGGAGCAGGCCCAGCAGGCTCATTCCTCACGCACCGCGGTTGCCGAGCGGATAGACGCCCCCCTCACTACTGAGATTATTGCAGAGGCGTCTTTTTCTCGGGCCGAAGCCTATCACCAGAAACACAAGCTCCGCCGCCATCCCGATCTCTTCGAGGCCCTGCGCGCCTTCTATCCGAGTGACGAAGCATGCGTGAACGCCCCGGCTGCCGCCCTCCTCAACGGCTACGTTGGGGGACAGCGGGCCCCGCGGCATCTTGCGGACGACGGCCCTCGGCTGGGCCTGCCTCCAGAGACCACCGATCACCTTCGCACGCTGGTGGAACGTCGACACGCCTGA
- a CDS encoding RDD family protein, which produces MSPSSPSSAGTAPEKLTRFLALLIDSIVAGVLSSIPMIGGLLGAGYFVVRDGLELEFMHERSLGKHLMDLHVHRLDGRPMDIETSVRRNWMWGLGPVASAVAAFPLFGGFFSAAVGFLGLAVGLYEAYRVLTRDDGRRWGDELADTQVTG; this is translated from the coding sequence ATGTCTCCCTCCTCTCCGTCCTCCGCTGGTACGGCTCCAGAAAAACTGACCCGCTTTCTCGCCCTTCTCATTGACAGTATTGTTGCGGGGGTACTCTCCAGCATTCCCATGATTGGGGGACTGCTAGGCGCCGGATACTTCGTGGTGCGCGACGGCCTGGAGCTGGAGTTTATGCACGAGCGCTCCCTCGGCAAGCACCTGATGGATCTGCACGTGCACCGGCTCGACGGGCGGCCGATGGACATCGAAACGTCGGTGCGCCGCAACTGGATGTGGGGCCTCGGCCCGGTCGCGAGTGCCGTGGCTGCCTTTCCCCTCTTCGGCGGATTCTTTAGCGCTGCTGTGGGCTTCCTGGGGCTGGCCGTGGGGCTGTACGAGGCCTATCGCGTGCTCACGCGCGACGACGGCCGACGCTGGGGCGACGAGCTGGCCGACACGCAGGTGACGGGGTAA
- a CDS encoding PAS domain S-box protein, protein MSLNGSDVLPSDCGSDDVYSLLSASGDFSIVVRPDDAVACWSDALLTLTGYSSSEVDSASLPSLFAPDDRPDLIDLLSRVRSGHAPKEERLHLHTKQGEMISARITGVPLHSAPSDGTVALIGHDAQPQSSPDPETSFRALFRNVQDAAFLLRVQPGTSAPQFRVVETNAAFRTLTGCPRSSTPLSLEDVFGPNNGSTLSSHAQACVRDHTPLTYEDPVATPSEDVDRIVRTTLSPVPDERPAAYLLGIAHDITERRVMANRLRERRRWIRVITQNVSEGIYRSTPDEGLVYANQAFAQLFGYDDPDELLLLDSADLYAHPDQREELLRLEHTTGGVEGVEIQFQRKDGSTFTGLVSSTVVRDDTGAVQYYDGVVTDITERKEAERALRASERLFREMFEEHSAPMLLIDPKSGEIVRANAAAASFYGYSREALTNQSIQDINQLDADAVAEKREQAMSQAHNRFLFSHRLHDGTVRTVEVHSSPIEVEDRKLLFSIIHDVTERKQHERELQNERDRFATLFENLPSPVVHGHMENDKTVVRDVNEAFEEVFGYDANAIEGTPLPSLIAPEGHEAEMTRVTRAALEQGTLQTEVQRDTRNGVRDFQLHVAMRESNASLREGYAMYVDITERKQREKALEERRDKVEALYAATGKLLRADLRTEVAARIEALINDTFGYPFAAVRLEENDQLVPVRLSPQSATYMPERPPRSLDGDSLGAQVYRSGTTRRVPDLQSFDNDLDYGTLRGAACAPIGDHGVVDLASPEEGGIDAFDLRLVEILAGNAAVVFDRLEHERELMAAKEEAETANQVKSAFLANMSHEIRTPLTSIIGFAEAIGDEMDVQPDEANNGEPIGHFADLIAKSGNRLLETLDSVLDLSQLEAGSMEMDAERIDVTTEAEDALSLIMPRAEEAGLSLHADTPDAPCWARADRSALRRVLHNLLSNAVKFTDRGGSVTARVRCADDTVAIAVEDTGVGIDPERLPELFEPFKQAATGSEHGHSGSGLGLAVTKRLIEHMNGSIEVDTEKGVGTCFKVHLPSPSASSS, encoded by the coding sequence ATGTCGTTGAACGGCTCCGACGTACTACCGAGCGATTGTGGCTCGGACGACGTGTATTCACTGCTTTCCGCCAGTGGGGACTTCTCGATCGTGGTTCGTCCAGACGACGCGGTCGCCTGCTGGAGCGACGCCCTCTTAACGCTGACCGGATACTCTTCTTCAGAGGTGGACTCTGCCTCCCTCCCGTCCCTCTTTGCCCCGGACGACCGACCCGACCTCATCGATCTCCTGTCACGGGTCCGCTCGGGGCACGCCCCGAAAGAAGAGCGGCTCCATCTCCACACCAAACAAGGAGAGATGATCTCGGCCCGAATCACTGGGGTCCCGCTTCACTCTGCCCCTTCCGACGGCACGGTCGCCCTCATTGGCCACGACGCTCAGCCCCAGTCCTCCCCCGACCCCGAGACGAGCTTCCGGGCCCTGTTCCGCAACGTGCAGGATGCTGCCTTCCTGCTCAGGGTACAACCGGGGACGTCCGCCCCCCAGTTTCGGGTCGTCGAGACCAACGCGGCGTTTCGAACCCTTACCGGCTGTCCGCGCTCCTCGACTCCGCTGTCTCTTGAAGACGTCTTTGGCCCGAACAACGGATCCACCCTCTCCTCCCATGCCCAAGCGTGCGTCCGCGATCACACGCCCCTTACGTACGAGGACCCAGTGGCGACGCCCTCGGAGGACGTGGATCGGATTGTCCGGACAACCCTCTCGCCCGTACCGGACGAGCGCCCTGCAGCCTACCTCCTCGGCATCGCCCACGACATTACTGAGCGGCGCGTCATGGCCAATCGGCTCCGCGAGCGTCGGCGGTGGATTCGGGTCATCACCCAGAACGTGTCGGAGGGCATTTACCGTAGCACCCCCGACGAGGGACTGGTGTATGCCAACCAGGCCTTCGCCCAACTCTTCGGATACGACGATCCCGATGAGCTACTCCTGCTCGACTCGGCGGACCTGTACGCCCACCCCGACCAACGCGAGGAGCTGCTTCGCCTCGAGCACACGACGGGCGGGGTGGAGGGAGTGGAGATCCAGTTTCAACGCAAAGACGGCTCGACCTTCACCGGGCTTGTGAGCAGCACCGTGGTGCGGGACGATACTGGAGCCGTGCAGTACTACGACGGCGTCGTAACCGACATCACGGAGCGCAAAGAAGCCGAGCGCGCTCTGCGGGCCAGCGAGCGGCTGTTTCGGGAAATGTTCGAGGAGCACAGTGCCCCCATGCTGCTCATTGATCCGAAATCGGGCGAGATCGTGCGCGCCAACGCCGCTGCTGCTTCCTTCTACGGCTACTCGCGCGAGGCGCTGACGAACCAATCGATCCAGGACATCAATCAGCTGGACGCGGACGCCGTGGCCGAGAAACGCGAGCAGGCCATGAGCCAGGCCCACAATCGGTTCCTCTTCTCCCATCGTCTCCATGACGGCACGGTGCGCACCGTCGAGGTCCACTCCTCCCCCATTGAGGTAGAGGACCGCAAATTGCTCTTCTCCATCATCCACGACGTCACGGAGCGAAAACAACACGAACGGGAACTGCAGAACGAACGCGACCGGTTTGCGACTCTCTTCGAAAACCTTCCGTCGCCGGTTGTCCATGGGCACATGGAGAACGACAAAACGGTGGTCCGCGACGTCAACGAGGCGTTCGAGGAGGTCTTCGGCTACGATGCGAATGCGATCGAAGGGACGCCGCTGCCGTCCCTGATTGCACCTGAGGGCCACGAGGCGGAAATGACCCGCGTCACACGGGCCGCGCTGGAGCAGGGCACGCTCCAGACAGAGGTGCAGCGGGACACGAGGAACGGCGTGCGCGACTTCCAGCTGCACGTAGCCATGCGGGAGTCCAATGCCTCTCTCCGCGAGGGGTATGCCATGTACGTCGACATTACCGAACGGAAGCAGCGCGAGAAGGCCCTCGAAGAACGACGGGATAAGGTGGAGGCCCTCTATGCTGCCACCGGCAAGCTCCTGCGCGCCGACCTCCGCACAGAAGTGGCCGCCCGAATCGAGGCCCTGATCAATGACACGTTCGGCTATCCCTTTGCGGCGGTGCGGCTCGAAGAAAACGACCAACTCGTCCCGGTCCGCCTCTCCCCCCAGTCGGCCACGTACATGCCGGAGCGCCCCCCTCGCTCCCTGGACGGCGACAGCCTGGGAGCGCAGGTCTATCGTTCCGGCACCACCCGACGGGTGCCCGACCTGCAGTCCTTCGACAACGACCTGGACTACGGCACGCTTCGGGGGGCGGCCTGTGCCCCCATCGGCGACCACGGCGTCGTGGATCTCGCAAGTCCCGAGGAAGGAGGCATCGACGCATTCGATCTCCGCCTCGTCGAAATTCTTGCCGGAAACGCGGCTGTTGTTTTCGATCGCCTCGAACACGAGCGGGAGTTGATGGCGGCCAAGGAGGAGGCCGAAACGGCCAACCAGGTCAAAAGCGCCTTTCTAGCCAACATGAGCCATGAGATTCGAACGCCCCTGACCTCCATCATCGGCTTTGCGGAGGCCATCGGCGACGAGATGGATGTGCAACCTGATGAAGCAAATAACGGGGAGCCGATCGGGCACTTCGCGGACCTCATTGCCAAGAGCGGCAACCGGCTCCTCGAAACGCTCGACTCGGTGCTCGACCTCTCTCAGCTAGAGGCGGGCTCCATGGAGATGGACGCAGAGCGAATCGACGTAACGACGGAGGCCGAGGACGCCCTTTCCCTAATCATGCCTCGCGCCGAGGAGGCCGGCCTCTCCCTCCATGCCGATACGCCAGACGCTCCGTGTTGGGCCCGCGCCGATCGAAGTGCCCTGCGACGCGTGCTTCACAACCTGCTCAGCAATGCCGTCAAATTTACCGATCGCGGCGGATCGGTCACGGCCCGGGTTCGCTGCGCGGACGACACCGTCGCGATTGCTGTGGAGGACACCGGCGTGGGAATCGATCCGGAGCGCCTGCCTGAACTCTTCGAGCCGTTCAAGCAAGCCGCCACCGGCTCTGAGCATGGCCACAGCGGGAGTGGACTGGGCCTTGCCGTAACGAAGCGCCTAATCGAACACATGAACGGCTCGATCGAGGTAGACACTGAGAAAGGCGTCGGAACGTGCTTCAAGGTGCATCTTCCCTCTCCGTCTGCCTCCTCCTCGTGA